A segment of the Streptomyces sp. NBC_00376 genome:
CCGTGGACGCAATCGCGGTGCCTGGTCGACTCGGTCACTCCCAAAGAGGGCAGCACCACGGTAACCATGCTCGACACCTGCTGGGACGGGATGACCAAGCGCCCCCCGCGTGCCCCGATCGAGAGCGGCGGCCTGCCCAACATGAGTACCTCGACCGTGCCGACACGCGTCGAGAACCACTACTCACTGCTGTCGACCGGTGAGTGGTTCCTCGACTCCGACGCCGGCAAGCTCTACTACGCTCCCAAGGCCGGGGCCGACATGAAGACCCTCGACGTCACACTTCCCCGCCTGGAGCGGCTGATGACGGTCGGCGGCACCCTCGCCGAGCCCGTACACGACCTGGTCTTCGAGGGGTTGCAGTTCTCCTACGCGACCTGGCTCGGTCCCTCGCGGACCGGTTTCGCCGAGGTGCAGTCCAACCTGCACATCACCGGCGCACCCAACCAGGGCAAGTGCGCGGTGACCACACCGGCGGGCAGCTGCCCTTACGGCGCGCTGAGCCAGCCACTGGGCAATGTGGACGTGACCGCGAGTCGCGACGTCCGGTTCGTCGGGAACACCTTCCGCGCGCTAGGCGGCGCCGGGCTGAGCGTGCGCTACGGCGCCACCGGCACCGTGATCGAGGGCAATCACATCACCGACACCTCCTCGACCGGCATCTATCTGGGCTGCACCTACGATCCCCAGCCGTGGGACGCCGGCACGCATTCAGGCATCAAACAACACTGCGCCCCGGACGCGGCAGCGGTGGCCGGAGACACGATCGGCACCAACGAGGTCGTCAAGGGCACACGAGTCTCCAACAACGTGATCCACGCGGTCGGACGGGACTACAAAGCTGCTCCGGGCGTCACGATCCTGTTCGGGCAGGACCTGCGGATGGATCACAACGAGGTCTTCGACACCCCTTACACGGGCATCACCGCGGGCATCGTCCAAGGACACTCCACCGACGCGGACAATCCGGGCAACAACCCGAACGTCAACGCACGGAACGTGATCAGCGACAACCTGATCCACAACTACATGCAGGAGCTGCGCGACGGCGGGGCGATATACGTCGAGGGCCACCAGGCCCAGTACGTCGAGAAGGCCGATGGCACCCTCGACATCGCCGCCACGCGAGCCAACGGGTTCCGTGCGTCGGGGAACGTGGCCTTCAACGACCGCCCGGACACGAACTTCACCTACTACGACGATGCCGGCTCGCAGTTCATCACCTGGGACGGCAACGTGGCGTTCAAGACCGCCGGGGCCTCGCAGGGCGGCTGCTCGCCGGCCGGCTATCTGTGGACGGAGAACAACTACCTGTCGGGCCGCGTCGGCCGATACCCCTGCCCACCGGACCCGCTGGCCGTCGTCACGGGGAACAACACCGAGATCCCGAGTTCGCCCACGCTCGCCGACGTCCCCGAGGCCAAGTTCGCCGAGGCCGGGCTGGAGCCGGCCCGCCGGGCCCTCTCCCGGTCCGGCCCGCTGGAGTTGCGCTACGAATCCCCGCGCTCGGCCGACGGCACGCGGCTGCTGGCCGTGAGTGGCCTGACCGACCGCACCCGGATCTACGCCGGTCGTACCCTGCTGGAGCAGCGCCGTATCAGCAGCACCTTCGTGGAAGTGGCCGTCCCGGACGCCGTCGCCTCGCATCCGATCTCCGTCGGGCGGCCGGCCGATCCGCACCGGTGGACCCGGGTGAACGAGACCGACCCGAGCACGACCGGCTCCGGTTGGTCTCTCTCCTCCGGTCGTGGACTCGGGGACTTCCACGACGATCTCCTCTACGCAAAGGAGAACGGATCCACCGTCTCCTTCCGGTTCACCGGTTCCCGGGTTCGCATCTACGGGGAGACCAACGCCGACCAGGGCGAGTTGGCCATCACCGTCGACGGCGGCAATGCGGTGACCGTCGACACCCGGTCGCCCTCGCGTCAGAGCAACACCGTCGTCTACGAGACCCCTCGGCTGGGCGACGGGGAGCACGCCGTGACCATAACCAAGG
Coding sequences within it:
- a CDS encoding right-handed parallel beta-helix repeat-containing protein, producing the protein MNCTATAPCDLDGAQAKARHLVSTGAAVTVELLGGRYELSKTLRYTAEDSGTAEHPVVWRAADPGKVVISGGTRVTGWTEHDDERGIWVADVPVGSRSRQLYVDGAWAPVAQAGAGELDFPSSWTGTSTGYEVTHDASRKWLDALSPEDAGKVEFVYTGKTGPWTQSRCLVDSVTPKEGSTTVTMLDTCWDGMTKRPPRAPIESGGLPNMSTSTVPTRVENHYSLLSTGEWFLDSDAGKLYYAPKAGADMKTLDVTLPRLERLMTVGGTLAEPVHDLVFEGLQFSYATWLGPSRTGFAEVQSNLHITGAPNQGKCAVTTPAGSCPYGALSQPLGNVDVTASRDVRFVGNTFRALGGAGLSVRYGATGTVIEGNHITDTSSTGIYLGCTYDPQPWDAGTHSGIKQHCAPDAAAVAGDTIGTNEVVKGTRVSNNVIHAVGRDYKAAPGVTILFGQDLRMDHNEVFDTPYTGITAGIVQGHSTDADNPGNNPNVNARNVISDNLIHNYMQELRDGGAIYVEGHQAQYVEKADGTLDIAATRANGFRASGNVAFNDRPDTNFTYYDDAGSQFITWDGNVAFKTAGASQGGCSPAGYLWTENNYLSGRVGRYPCPPDPLAVVTGNNTEIPSSPTLADVPEAKFAEAGLEPARRALSRSGPLELRYESPRSADGTRLLAVSGLTDRTRIYAGRTLLEQRRISSTFVEVAVPDAVASHPISVGRPADPHRWTRVNETDPSTTGSGWSLSSGRGLGDFHDDLLYAKENGSTVSFRFTGSRVRIYGETNADQGELAITVDGGNAVTVDTRSPSRQSNTVVYETPRLGDGEHAVTITKVSGTYGTFDGYEYLDRW